Proteins co-encoded in one Sparus aurata chromosome 18, fSpaAur1.1, whole genome shotgun sequence genomic window:
- the and4 gene encoding actinodin4: MVSSLWMAGALCCLMLLPGLLEAKSLLSTIQQEEMVPVSIDPAKANGFLTHSRPKRNVDPRWYRGNPDFQAYYRYYSSIGHTEGLYEIDKLRMLYQQMRYLEHTYGPNASYFQSKLGVPMLMCDPATDKKCKVAPPPPPMKGVPKPTEPPAPPPPSISQADVLFLCNRKDPLCKPHIVYMPTGAVPVLCDPRYHPHCTPQKATPEPAPPPPPPPPPKKSAPPPPMLVKKSPPAPIRLFKGMEYDCDPYWDPDCLIDHPPRPVKGKILLPPPPPALPVEEEKKEEPVEEPAPPAPIEKKVPHYPYPYYYAMPYDPRDDLYDPSRFQYPQPAASADEPAEDSQ, encoded by the exons ATGGTTTCCTCACTGTGGATGGCAGGGgctctctgctgtctgatgtTGCTCCCGG gTCTGCTGGAGGCCAAATCTTTGTTGAGCACCATCCAGCAGGAAG AGATGGTGCCCGTCAGTATCGACCCGGCAAAAGCAAACGGCTTCCTGACTCACTCCAGACCGAAGCGTAACGTGGACCCCAGGTGGTACAGAGGAAACCCAGACTTCCAGGCGTACTACCGCTACTACAGCAGCATCGGACACACTGAGGGG CTCTACGAGATCGACAAGCTGCGGATGCTCTACCAGCAGATGAGGTACCTGGAGCACACCTACGGCCCCAACGCTTCCTACTTCCAGAGCAAACTGGGCGTGCCAATGCTCATGTGTGACCCAGCCACGGACAAGAAGTGCAAAGtcgctcctcctccacctccaatGAAAGGGGTTCCAAAGCCCACAgagcctcctgctcctcctcctccatccatctcccaGGCTGACGTCCTCTTCCTGTGCAACAGGAAGGATCCTCTCTGCAAGCCCCACATCGTCTACATGCCCACAGGCGCCGTGCCCGTCCTCTGTGACCCCCGCTACCACCCACACTGCACCCCCCAGAAAGCCACTCCAGAaccagcacctcctcctcctcctccccctccacccaaAAAGTCCGCCCCACCTCCACCAATGCTCGTCAAGAAGTCTCCCCCAGCTCCCATCCGCCTCTTCAAGGGCATGGAGTACGACTGCGACCCCTACTGGGACCCTGACTGCCTCATCGACCACCCACCCCGGCCCGTGAAGGGGAAGATCCTGCTCCCTCCGCCGCCGCCAGCCCTTCCtgtggaggaggaaaagaaagaggagccGGTGGAGGAGCCAGCTCCCCCCGCTCCCATCGAGAAGAAAGTACCACACTACCCTTACCCTTACTACTACGCAATGCCCTACGACCCCAGGGACGACCTGTACGACCCGTCCCGCTTCCAGTACCCGCAGCCTGCTGCGTCAGCTGACGAGCCTGCAGAGGACAGTCAGTAA
- the cops6 gene encoding COP9 signalosome complex subunit 6, producing MATSNGGGMEVDGAASPSVMAAGVTGSVSVALHPLVILNISDHWIRIRSQEGRPMQVIGALIGKQEGRNIEVMNSFELLSHTIDDRVHIDKEYYYTKEEQFKQVFKEMEFLGWYTTGGPPDQSDIHIHKQVCEIIESPLFLKLNPMTKHTDLPVSVFESVIDIINGEATMLFAELTYTLATEEAERIGVDHVARMTATGTGENSTVAEHLIAQHSAIKMLHSRVKIILEYVKAVEAGEVPFNHEILREANALCHRLPVLSTIKFKTDFYDQCNDVGLMAYLGTITKTCNSMNQFINKFNVLYDRQGIGRRMRGLFF from the exons ATGGCGACCAGCAATGGTGGAGGAATGGAAGTGGATGGGGCAG CCAGCCCCAGTGTTATGGCCGCAGGGGTCACCGGGAGCGTCTCCGTGGCCTTACACCCTCTGGTCATCCTCAACATATCCGACCACTGGATACGCATCCGCTCACAAGAGGGACGACCGATGCAGG TGATTGGAGCCTTGATCGGGAAGCAAGAGGGGAGAAACATCGAGGTGATGAACTCCTTTGAGTTACTGTCTCACACCATAGATGACCGAGTGCATATTGACAAGGAGTACTACTACACTAAGGAAGAACAAT TCAAACAAGTCTTCAAAGAAATGGAGTTTTTAGGTTGGTACACCACAGGCGGTCCACCTGACCAGTCAGATATCCATATTCACAAGCAG GTGTGTGAGATTATTGAGAGCCCTCTCTTCCTCAAGCTCAACCCAATGACCAAACACACCGAT CTTCCTGTTAGTGTTTTTGAATCTGTGATTGACATCATCAACGGCGAG gCTACCATGTTGTTTGCTGAGCTGACGTACACGCTGGCTACAGAGGAAGCGGAGAGAATCGGTGTTGACCACGTCGCTCGAATGACGGCCACCGGCACCGGAGAAAACTCAACAG TTGCTGAACACCTTATAGCCCAGCACAGTGCGATAAAGATGCTCCACAGCCGGGTGAAGATCATCCTAGAGTACGTCAAAGCCGTGGAAGCAG GAGAGGTGCCGTTTAACCATGAGATCCTAAGAGAAGCGAACGCCCTGTGCCACAGACTGCCAGTGCTCAGCACCATCAAATTCAAAACCGACTTCTATGAT cAATGTAATGACGTGGGCCTCATGGCCTACTTAGGCACCATCACCAAGACCTGCAACAGTATGAACCAGTTCATTAACAAGTTCAACGTCCTGTACGACAGACAGGGCATCGGCCGGAGGATGCGAGGACTCTTCTTCTGA
- the LOC115569165 gene encoding F-box/LRR-repeat protein 12, translating to MDEFKPCNLDYFPENILIDVLSYLSVRELVRAGRVCKRWKRLVKDQRLWRIVDLTAWKGVTSRILWLLLRQYLGCGLRCLRLRGLLLSARGGTFLSESWLKSLSTKCPRLTKLYLLHADLRGLPSCQLLPASLQVLELRGCELPREFFNQAPTSQDRAEATSSVGAQQQKRNQKGKGLASPSGIGIGRLVLNNVPSFTDQHLQSLTSWERLSRLELRDTFRVTANGLRSCAAKDGVCGVEGLSRLKFLEIGITGRQGYQLQMASLGLGAGWLGLEELSLGGKEVGPGLLCASRLKDLKCLCLWACTLSEMQIVRSCRMLRGLRRLEFLDVIFQPRQCPPVVEGEGDGEEEQDNEEAEGGDNSNDENKPLDMNDPIPSLRRSLAVLLPSCTLVFTNCSVQISAD from the exons atggATGAATTTAAACCCTGTAATCTGGATTACTTTCCcgaaaacattttaattgacGTGTTGTCGTATCTGAGCGTACGGGAGCTCGTCCGAGCCGGGAG AGTGTGCAAAAGATGGAAACGCCTTGTTAAAGACCAAAGACTGTGGAGAATTGTCGATCTGACTGCATGGAAAGGG GTGACCTCCCGCATACTTTGGCTCCTGCTGCGTCAGTACCTGGGTTGTGGACTAAGGTGCCTACGGTTGCGTGGTTTGCTGCTTTCTGCCCGAGGGGGCACCTTCCTCTCTGAGTCTTGGCTCAAATCCTTGTCCACAAAGTGCCCTCGCCTGACCAAGCTCTATCTTCTACATGCAGACTTGAGAGGCCTGCCCAGTTGCCAGCTCCTCCCTGCTTCTTTGCAGGTGCTGGAGCTGCGTGGTTGTGAGCTGCCTCGTGAATTTTTCAATCAGGCTCCTACTTCCCAAGACAGAGCAGAAGCCACATCAAGTGTTGGGGCTCAACAGCAAAAAAGGAATCAGAAAGGAAAAGGCCTTGCCTCTCCATCAGGGATTGGTATTGGTAGGTTAGTCCTTAACAATGTGCCCTCTTTCACGGACCAGCATCTGCAGAGTCTGACATCATGGGAGAGGCTCAGTCGGTTGGAGCTGCGCGACACCTTTCGCGTGACAGCCAACGGGCTCAGGAGCTGTGCTGCCAAGGACGGCGTCTGCGGTGTGGAAGGCCTTTCCAGGCTCAAGTTTCTAGAAATAGGCATCACTGGGCGGCAAGGTTACCAGTTACAGATGGCCTCCCTTGGTCTGGGGGCAGGATGGCTCGGACTGGAGGAGCTGAGTCTGGGTGGTAAAGAGGTGGGGCCCGGCTTGCTCTGTGCCAGCCGTCTGAAGGACCTGAAGTGTCTGTGCCTGTGGGCCTGCACGCTCAGCGAGATGCAGATAGTCCGGAGCTGCAGGATGCTCCGTGGACTACGCAGACTGGAGTTTTTGGACGTAATCTTCCAGCCTCGACAGTGTCCACCAGTGGTGGAAGGGGAGGGTGACGGTGAGG AAGAGCAGGACAACGAGGAAGCTGAAGGTGGAGATAACAGCAATGATGAAAACAAGCCGCTAGATATGAATGATCCCATTCCAAGTTTGCGTCGCTCACTCGCTGTCCTGCTGCCGTCCTGCACACTAGTTTTCACCAACTGCTCTGTTCAGATCAGTGCAGACTAG